TTGTCCAATTGCGGCGAGGAAACACCCAGGTCGTAGAAGACTCCGGCTACCTCGCGTACACCAACTTCTTTGAGCACAGAGTCGATCTGGGAAAAGCGACCTTTCACAATCAAAACCCTAGAGCCGAAGCGTGCCAACCGATCCTTAGCCGCCTCGATAGCATCCGGGTCCCGGTCAAGAGCTATGAGGAGCGCGGGGGGATGCGCTGACGACAAGAGACGCTCGGCGTGTCCTCCATAGCCAACTGTGCAGTCGAGTACCACTTTGCCCTCCGCCGTCGACAAGAGCTCGATGACTTTGTCGGCAAGGGAAGGGGTGTGGGCCTCGCCAGAACGGGAGCCCATTGTCGTCTCCCTCGCTTACGAGCTCCATAGAACTCGGTAACCTTCTCTTATGGTTTTCCACATTTTCGATCCAGCTCTCTGCGTCCCCCAGCAATCCCTCTTTCCTCTTCTATGGAAATAAGCGCTAAACTGAGAGCAATCGGCCCGGGTCATCGCCGGCCCTCCAATGCTTTGACGGAAGCGGGCGGAGTTGGGGCCTTCCACCTACGCAATGGAGGGCCGGGGATCACCCGGGCCTGCCTTCTGGCCTTAGCTGCCCCTTTGCAGGTCGGCCAGGCTCTGGGACACCTCCTGTAAGTGTGCGTCGGCTTCGAGAGTGACGCCGTCCCACGTTTCAGCATCCCAAATCTCTATATGGTCATCGACACCTGCAATGACCACTTCTTTGTCGATTCCCGCGTACTCCCTCAACTTTGGTGGCACGAGCACCCTGCCTTGTCCATCAGGCACCACGTCGGCTGCACTACCGAAGATTGAGCGGGCAAAAGCTCTCACTTTCTGGTCCATCTTCGAAAGCGAGCGAATTTGCTGTGCGTACTCTTGCCAGCCTCCCAGGTCGTAGAGGACCAAACACCTGTCCTGCCCTTTGGTGATAACGCAGCCGGCCCGCATGGCGTCACGAAACTTCACGGGAAGGATGATCCTCCCTTTCTGGTCTACCGAGTGCCGGTACTCGCCTAGGTACAAACCCAATCCTCACAGAAGTTGACTCTCCACTTTCCACCACTTTGTGGAAAGTGTACGCCACCATTCCCCACATTGCAACCCTTTGGCTAAAATTTTTGCTTCTACGTCTTCCTAGTCCCCACCAAGAGCTTTACCGTGGTACATTCCTATCTAACATGGACACTGCACGCGATAGGTCTTCTCAGGGTGAGCGAATAAAAGTCGGCATCGTAGGATGCGGCTTCATAGGCCAGTTCCACTCGTTCATGCTGACGCAGGCTTCCAGGCTGGGCCACTTACCGATTGATCGCGAGGCCGTTTACGACCTCGATCCTCAGCGCATGGCGACTTTTGAGCAGTGGGGGTGGAAAGCCGCTAAGAGTCTGGACCACCTCTTAGAATCCGTTGACGCCGTCTGGGTTTGCGTCCCAACCGCTTTCCATCTGGAAATCGTCCAAAGAGCGGCAGCGGCAGGTGTGGGCGGAATCTTTTGCGAAAAGCCGTTAGGACGTGACTTAGCCGAGGCCGTCAAAGTGGCCAATGCCGCCAAGGGCATACCCTCCCAGGTTGGCTTAGTGCTCCGCCACGCCCCTCCTTTTCGGATCGCAAAGCATCTTGTAGGCTCCGGCCGCATCGGTAGGTTGCAGTCTGTCTTGTTTAGAGACGATCAGTACGTACCGGTGATGGGAATTTACCGTTCGACTTGGCGAAAAGATCCGGAGGTCGCAGGCTCTGGAGTCTTACTCGAACATTCGATTCATGACGCCGACTTGATCGGCTGGATTGCAGGACCCATCGAGTGGGCATCTGGCCATACGAGAAGCCAAATCGGAATAGGAGAAAATATCGAGGATCTTGCCGTAGCAACATTTGGGACAGCTCAGGGATCGGTATCCACTCTAACTACCGTATGGCACAACGTGACAACGAGGTCTTCCAATCGTCACGTTGAAATCTTTGGAACCGAGGGCGTGATCACGATCCGCAACGAGGTGGCTGGGCCGGTGGAGATCGATTCACGAGATGGACGGGAGGTGCTCCAGGGCGACTCTTTGATCAAGCGATTTTTCGAGATAGAGCCTCCCTGGTTTGGTGAGACCGACGCCCTGGCATACGCCGCCAACGAAGACGCGCATTTTATTCGCGCCCTTATAGACGGACGAGATCCTACTCCGAACTTTGACGACGCGCTTAGAGCCCACGCGGTTGTAGAAGCTGTGTACACTTCCTCTCGGGAAGGGGGACAAAAGGTGCCCATTCCAAGCCTGGGCAGTCCTTCGTAAAGATAACGGGAAGTAAAATCGTGAAAGAGGTCCGATGGCTCAAATCCTCGTAGCAGAGGACGAACCGGAGATACGGGAACTTCTAGAACTCAACCTAACGCAGCGTGGTCACGTGGTAAAGCTGTGTCAAGACGGCGCCGAGGCGGTAGAGACCCTAATCGACGGCGATTTATCCCCCGACGCGATGATCCTTGACATCATGATGCCAGACACCGACGGGCTTGAAGTATTGGAGTTTGTGCGGTCCAGGGAAGAAACTCAAACCATCCCTGTGATCCTTCTCACGGCTCTTTCAAAAGAAGCGGACAGAGTAAGGGGTTTCGAACTGGGAGCCAGCGACTACGTGGTAAAGCCGTTCTCTGCCAAAGAGCTGGTCCTGCGTCTGGAGAAACTCCTTGAAGACCGAAGGAGAGAAGCTCAGCTTATAAAAAGAACGTTTCTCGATCCGGCCACTGGGTTTTTGAATGCCCGATACTTTTATTCGAGACTGCCCGAGCTGCTTGCCAGGTTCCAAGGGGAACTGAGTCTAGTTTGGATCCGAGTCGAAGGCTTTGAGAGTGCTCTTACCAGGGTTGGACACAGAAAGGTATACATAGCCATCGGGCTCGCCGCTCGGCGCCTCGGCCAACTACTCGAACCTGGAGACGAGGCATTTGGAATGGGTGGTCCTGACTTCGCGGTCGTGACGATGAAAACTGGCTCGGAAGCTTTGGGGTTCGCAACCAAAATCGAGGAGGAACTGCGAGGCGCTATATCGCCAGAGACAGTCGGCATTGCCCTGGCAGTAGACGCGCGTGCCTTTGTTCCTAGGATCGACGAGACTGTCGACGAGTTCGTGGCGCGCGCTTCGTCGTTCGGAGCAGTAGACAAGCGACTCGAGCAGCCCGCTCTCACTCAGAGGAAAAAGTCCATCGCTCAGATAATCGCTGAGCGCCACCGCCTGCGCAAGCAGCCGCAGTCGATCAGCTCTGAGGTACCTCAATCAAAGCCCTCGAATAGCGAAAGCCACCGGTTTCAATCCGGCGAGTATCTTCCGTTTCGTGGTTTCGTCCAGCGGGGAAAGCCCCCTAATACATTCACCTAAAAGTCCTGGACAGTAGCGTTAGCGTGTTTCGTGTGGCTGAGCGCGGACACCGGGTGCAAGCCGTCGGCACCAACATAGAAGGTCACTTTCTAACTTCTAGAGCTTGCTCCGGGGGGCGCGATTTGGGCGTGGTGTCGGTACGGATCGAAGAGGGAAAAATCTCTCAGATAGAGCCCGGCAAAAAAGCAGGCGCTTTAGTACTCGACGAATCTTTATGGCTAGCACCGGGGCTCGTCGACCTGCAGGTAAACGGCGGCTATGGTATAGACCTTCTAACAGCTCCAGATCGACTAGAAGAACTTTCGAAACACCTGGTTTTCACAGGAGTCTTGAGCTATCTCGCTGCTCTACCCAGCCCTTCAGCCTCCGATGCCATCGAGCTCGCTCGAGAGGTTATTTGCACCAATTCACAAGACGGCTTGCAGAAATCCCCCGCCGCTCCCAAGGCTGAAGTTTTAGGTATGCACCTGGAAGGACCAGTTCTGAATCCCACCAGAAGAGGTGTTCATCCACCTGAACGCCTTCTCTCGGGCAGAGACGCCCTGCGATTCTTCGAGGAGGTGATCTCGGTTGTGGATCCTAATGGAAGACCAGCGGTGCGAGCCCTCACTTTGGCTCCTGAAATAGATGGAGCAAAAGAGCTTGTACCTCTCGCAAAACGACATCAGGTGATCATTGCCGCTGGTCACACGGACGCCTCCTATGAAGAGGGCACCGAGGCAATTGCACTCGGGATTCGGGTCTTTACGCATGTCTTCAACGCGGTACGCCCCATCCATCACCGAGACCCTGGGATTTTGACGGCATACCTGTTGGATACCTCAACGATCTTGACGCTTATTTGCGACGGGGTTCATGTCTCCGAGCAAATTGTGAGGCTGTTGACGAAAATCGCCGGGCCGGCTCGGATCGCCCTCGTAAGCGACGCTGTCGCGGGCTTGGGCGACACGAGCGCCGGAGAAAAGTCGTTGCTCATATCCCGTGCCGCTACGGACTCCACAGGCCGGCTTCTGGGAGGGACTACACCGCTGTCACTGTGTGCCGCGCAGTTCGCCCGCTTTGCTCAGATATCATTCCCAGCAGCGCTTCACTGCGCCAGCGGGATACCGGCACGAATTCTTAAGCTTAGAGACAGAGGGGTTCTCAAGGTGGGTGCTCCAGCCCAGCTCATCGCCGTTTCCGAGGAGGGAGAAGTCAGCGCGGTTATACAGGGAAACAATCTGTTTCAGCTCAGCTCCGGAGATGCTGCTAATCGCCGGAGCACATAATGCTAATCGGCTCAAGATTTAGCGGATGGATTTCCGAATTACGTAGGAGAAGGTGGTATATCCGGCTCAGGTACAAGCGACCAGGAGAAGGTTATGCAAGGGAGGGTGCTGGTCGTGTCGGCGGATCCCGCCCGCCGACGGACATTCAGAGACAATCTGTTTCTAGCGGGGCACACAGCCTTTGACGCTCCGAACAGGTCAGCTGCTATCGAAGCATGCGAAGACTTCAAGCCCTCGGTAGCTGTCATAGACCTTGCCGGATCCGCACTGCGGGCTCAACAGCGCGCAGCTCGAGGTAAATCGGGTAAAACGTCCGTTGACTGTAACCTTCTTCGACAGATAGCGTCGCGTTTTCCGTCCGTTAGACTGCTGGCCATTTGCGACGGGGAAAACGGGCCGACGCCCGAGAGCGCTGTCCAGGCGGGAGCCCACGACTATCTGCGGGAACCAGTCTGTATCGGAGAGCTTCTTGTACGCGTCGACAAGCACCTTGGCATCTCTACGAAAGTCAAAAGGTTGCGTCGAGTATCACCTAGGCCGCGGAAGAAGATCATCCTTCGTTACATGGCCAGCGATTCCGCGCTGGAACTCGCCAAGACTTTGGCTTCCCAACTGTCAGAGAACGACAAATCTCAGACGACGCCAACAGACCCACCCTATGAAGTCCCTGTGCAAGTCTCCGAAGCAAACAGCGATCTTACTGCCTCGGGCTCACCGGAGCCTCTCGTGCGAGAAACAGGAACAGACAACTGGACCCTTCTCGCCAGAGACGGTTCAATCTCCGATACAAAGCGTCTCAGCGACCTCGTATCGGCAGATCATGCCAACGACGGCGCTACGATGGCTTGGATCTCCATGCAGGGTCTAGACAAAGCGATAAGCTTGGGCCTAGTTGCTTACGAGTCCGTCTCCAAGGCGCTTGATCCAGCAATTGACCACTACTTCCCCAATGCATCAAAGTGGTGGGCAGGATCGGAAGCAATTGTCGCGCTGAGCACACACATCGCATCCCCGGTCGAGATTGCAATAGAGCTGAAATCTGCTATTGCCGACATACTGGGGACGTTGGGGATATCAGACCAGATCGCCCTTCGAGTCTCGGCTACCACGAGGCGATGGGGAGAGGGAAGAGCGATCTTTCTCGCGAGAGCGACCGGAAGGATATCCAACGGATCTTTGCCGGTATCCCCGTTTGAAGCGGGATCGCGTCCACATCCAGAGGTCACGCTCCCCACCGAGGCAGCCAAGATACGCTCGACCTCGTCGAGCTCTACCGCTCCGACCTCGAGATATTCTTCCCGGGTAGAGGAAGAAAACGGTGTCGGGCTGAAATTCTAATTCGGCGTCGATACGTCGATACCTTCGATCATCGGAGACTCGTCCTTCTTACGACAATTGGACAATGCGTGAGACGGTTCTTTGGGAGCGCCCTCCTCTCAGCTGTATCCTGGTCATGTGGCCACAAAGAAAAAGTACGTCATCTCTCCTCCCGCCGGTGTCTCTACCCACGCGGATCCATACGCCGACCGGCCCCAAAAGTCCGAGCGCGTCCCTTCTAGGTTTTCGTCACCTGGCACTAATACCGAAGACCGACCTAGGTCACGAAAGGTAGCGAAACGCTTCCTGAAGTGGACAGCGTGGGCACTGCTCGTGACCTTGGTGGCCTCGGCTACATATGCATTTGCACTGTTGTGGAGGTTTAACTCGTCAATGCGCAAGATAGGCCCCGATGCCTCGTCCGCCCTTGCGCCGGGGGGTCTGTCGACTATCAATATCCTCGTCTCCGGCTCCGACACGAGACAAGGCGCCAACACATTTATTCCTGGAGACGTTGGTCCTGGGTTAGCCGACGTGATCATGATCGTTCAAGTTCGCTGGAACAAGGTCAAATTGTTGTCCATCCCGAGAGACACCCGAGTGGTCCTCGGTCGCCACGGCCATCAAAAGATCAACGCTGCTCTTCCCTTAGGTGGCCCGCCCCTATTAGTTCAGGCAGTTTCTGAACTGACGGGGCTTCGAATCCACAGATACATGGCGATAGACTTTGCTGGATTTGTCGCTCTAACAGATTCACTGGGTGGAGTCGAACTGTGCTTGGACGCTGCTGAGAGAGATTCCTATTCTGGGCTGTCACTGCCTGCAGGATGTCAACTCGTCAGGGGAGAGCAAGCGCTGGCATACGTAAGATCGCGGCACGCAGAAATCTACCGAAATGGCAA
The Acidimicrobiia bacterium genome window above contains:
- a CDS encoding cell division/cell wall cluster transcriptional repressor MraZ, producing MGLYLGEYRHSVDQKGRIILPVKFRDAMRAGCVITKGQDRCLVLYDLGGWQEYAQQIRSLSKMDQKVRAFARSIFGSAADVVPDGQGRVLVPPKLREYAGIDKEVVIAGVDDHIEIWDAETWDGVTLEADAHLQEVSQSLADLQRGS